ATCACATTGGCTAAGATGATAAAAAGAAATTCTCACGGGATATTGGAATCAATTAAACAAGGTATCAGTAATGGTGTTGTTGAAGGATTGAACAACAAGATCAAGACTGCTTTTAAGAGATCATATGGATTGAAGACTGAGAAGTGTAGGAATACAATGATATTCTTAATGGCGGGTAAACTTCGTTTACCCACACGATGTTAAAGAGAGCCATCTTTTTTATTTTCTCTTTTTTCGGTTTTGGAATTTAGCTTTTGTAGAAATCCTGTTCATGTGAGTGATACAGCCTTTGCCTATTACATTTCCACAAAAAATTGGCAATCTAAAAGCAAAGCAACCATCCGCCACAGGCGGCACGTTCCAACGATGCCATACAGAAGATCATCCATTAGATCATTACATTTGTACAGATAATTCTACGAAAGCCTGCAAGTAAAGTACTCTATCGTATTATCTGCAGATTTTTTGCTTTTCCTTATGGTAAAGCGCCGGCCTCACCAGGCCCTTCGGGATCTTTTAAGTTATTCGTAATATGCAAGAAATCATAATGGCAGGACTTATACAGAGCCGGAATTTAACTAATTGGTAGATATCCGATATTCCTGATTATTGTTTGTCCCTGTTCGCTCAGTACAAAATCCACATACTTTCCGACTTCTCCTTCCGGCTTGCCATTAGTGTAATACTGTAGAGGTCTTGCCAGTGGATATTCTCCAATTAATATGGATTCCTGTTCCGGGTGGAAAATACCTTCTGATGTTTCCAGGCCAAGCATCTTCACGCTGCTATCAGCATATGCCAGTCCGATATAACCGATGGCCGCATTGTCTGATGCAACGGTCTGCACTATGGCTTCAGTATTAGGTTCGGTCACTGCTCCTGAAGTGTATTCCTCATCTTCAAGTACGTGTTCCTTGAAAAAAGCGTAAGTTCCCGAACTTGTATCACGCACAAGCACTTCTATTTCTTTGTCCTGGCCACCAAGCTCTTTCCAGTTAGTGATATCTCCGGTGTAGGTCTTCCTTAGCTGTTCAATGGTTAAACTTTCAAGAGAGTTGTTTTTATTGATAATTACTGCAATTCCATCCCATGCTATTACAGTTTCAACAGGATCTATTCCTTTCTCCATAGCACTTTCAATTTCTGCATCTTTTATTTTTCTTGATGCCATGGCAATCTCAACTTCTCCTTCAATAAAACTGGCAATCCCAAGAGAGGAACCACCACCAATAACAATTATTTTGTTTTGAGGATACAGTTCCATATATGCTTCAGATTCAGCTATGGATACTGGTAAAATAGTGTCTGAACCTTTGATGAAAAATTCATTTTTACTGGTATCGGTATCACTATTTATAATGTCTTTTTGTTCGTTTGTTATTGTGTTTTCTGTTTTTTCATGATAGTTTTGCTCATAAAATGAAAATAAGGATAATAGTACGATCAACAGGACAACGGTAATAATTACTGCATATTTTTTATTTTCTGACATTAACACACCTGATATTTAGATGTAGATTTCAATATATAAACTATATCTATTTTCAATATACAAGTGGATTTATATAGTTTAGTTGCCAGTTATCAGTAAAATACTGTGCCGTAATATAATTACGGAGGTATTTTTAAATATTGATTAAGGCTGTTGGGATACAGAAATGAAAAACATGACACTACAACGTTGTAGCAGGTATTTTTTTGTTATATCTCTAGTCATGGTCTTTTTACTTGTCACTGCTTCCAGTGGATGTTTTGAAAATGAGGAAGCAGTAGCAGTCTCTCTTAAAAATACCGGGACTTTGACACAATCAGATGTCAACGACAAACCTGTACGTATCGGTGTATTCTCTATGGCTTCTCCCAAAACCACCATGGATT
The sequence above is a segment of the uncultured Methanolobus sp. genome. Coding sequences within it:
- a CDS encoding phosphate ABC transporter substrate-binding protein; the encoded protein is MSENKKYAVIITVVLLIVLLSLFSFYEQNYHEKTENTITNEQKDIINSDTDTSKNEFFIKGSDTILPVSIAESEAYMELYPQNKIIVIGGGSSLGIASFIEGEVEIAMASRKIKDAEIESAMEKGIDPVETVIAWDGIAVIINKNNSLESLTIEQLRKTYTGDITNWKELGGQDKEIEVLVRDTSSGTYAFFKEHVLEDEEYTSGAVTEPNTEAIVQTVASDNAAIGYIGLAYADSSVKMLGLETSEGIFHPEQESILIGEYPLARPLQYYTNGKPEGEVGKYVDFVLSEQGQTIIRNIGYLPIS